A window from Kovacikia minuta CCNUW1 encodes these proteins:
- a CDS encoding type II toxin-antitoxin system VapC family toxin, with translation MQQHTTHYRAISIIPFEQAAAQVYQQLRKAYPRLGTMDLKIAAISLTNQATLLTRNQSDFGQIVGLQTEDWSHK, from the coding sequence TTGCAACAGCATACGACCCACTACCGTGCAATCAGCATTATTCCCTTCGAGCAAGCTGCCGCTCAAGTATATCAGCAACTACGAAAAGCCTATCCGCGCTTAGGAACAATGGATTTGAAGATTGCTGCGATTTCATTGACGAACCAAGCAACGCTGCTTACCCGCAATCAGTCAGACTTTGGTCAAATTGTGGGACTGCAAACAGAAGACTGGTCACACAAATAG
- a CDS encoding PIN domain-containing protein, whose translation MYLLDTDHLSLLQRGSSPGRQILFRLIASGVTFGTTIVTYEEQSRGWLAHLSQGVG comes from the coding sequence ATGTACTTGCTCGATACCGACCACCTTAGCCTACTGCAACGCGGCAGTTCGCCTGGACGACAAATTCTGTTCCGATTAATCGCCAGCGGCGTTACCTTTGGAACCACAATCGTCACCTACGAAGAGCAATCACGTGGTTGGCTGGCACACTTATCACAAGGCGTGGGTTAG
- a CDS encoding acyl-CoA dehydrogenase family protein: protein MTQLVERTEVKDYLAIATNLSKRLAASAIERDREAGSPLEEVEQLRASGLLPMMMPKAYGGIGATWMEGFTILKELAKADGSIGQLYANQLALSVVPLGIGTPAQAEYYTQATARHHLFWGNALNGRDARLKIEPEGDHYRVNGIKSFGTGLVAADLRIFGAMQAGVDHPIVFVLPKDREGVVYNQDWDNMGQRRTASGSFTFTNVLVYADEVLGPPPSPDSASGTLLFLIAQLSKTYVYLGIAEGAFEAAKDYTTTSTRPWITSGVEQASKDPYIMHHYGEFWIQLKAAIALADQAAQQLQAAWEKGDALTFAERGEVAIAISVAKAFAARAGLDITNRIFEVMGARATAAKYGFDRYWRDLRTFTLHDPVDYKIRDVGNWVLNQEVPMVTQYS from the coding sequence ATGACACAATTAGTAGAACGCACGGAAGTGAAAGATTACCTGGCAATCGCCACCAACCTTTCCAAAAGATTGGCAGCCAGCGCGATTGAGCGCGATCGCGAAGCGGGTTCACCCCTGGAAGAAGTTGAGCAATTACGGGCATCGGGTTTACTGCCGATGATGATGCCAAAAGCCTACGGTGGCATTGGCGCAACCTGGATGGAAGGGTTTACCATTTTGAAAGAACTAGCAAAAGCGGATGGTTCGATCGGGCAACTGTATGCCAATCAACTAGCGCTGTCGGTTGTTCCCCTTGGGATTGGTACTCCGGCTCAGGCAGAATATTACACTCAAGCAACGGCTCGCCATCATCTGTTTTGGGGCAATGCACTCAACGGACGGGATGCCCGCCTCAAAATTGAGCCGGAAGGAGATCACTATCGGGTGAACGGCATCAAGAGCTTTGGTACGGGTCTGGTTGCAGCCGACCTCCGCATTTTTGGGGCAATGCAAGCAGGTGTAGATCATCCGATTGTCTTTGTGCTTCCCAAAGATCGGGAAGGTGTTGTCTACAATCAAGACTGGGACAACATGGGGCAACGCCGGACTGCCAGCGGCAGCTTTACATTTACCAATGTTCTGGTTTATGCAGACGAAGTGCTTGGACCACCTCCCTCGCCTGATAGCGCCTCTGGTACGCTGCTGTTTTTGATTGCACAGCTATCCAAAACCTACGTCTATTTGGGAATTGCAGAAGGGGCATTTGAAGCGGCGAAGGATTACACCACAACCAGCACCCGCCCGTGGATTACCTCAGGTGTGGAGCAGGCATCCAAAGATCCCTATATCATGCACCATTACGGTGAGTTCTGGATTCAATTGAAAGCGGCGATCGCCTTGGCAGACCAGGCCGCTCAACAACTGCAAGCAGCGTGGGAAAAGGGAGATGCCTTGACCTTTGCAGAGCGGGGAGAAGTAGCCATCGCCATTTCTGTCGCCAAAGCCTTTGCTGCCAGAGCAGGTTTGGATATCACCAACCGGATTTTTGAAGTCATGGGTGCCCGTGCTACGGCTGCCAAATATGGCTTCGATCGCTATTGGCGTGACCTGCGAACCTTCACCCTGCACGATCCGGTGGATTACAAAATTCGGGATGTGGGAAATTGGGTGCTGAACCAGGAAGTGCCGATGGTGACCCAGTATTCCTGA
- a CDS encoding type II toxin-antitoxin system VapC family toxin, protein MGKLSTGEHFVIAAVADTHAIIWYIFADRRLSETARTTIEQIAAEGNQVAFSSITLAEIVYLSERGRIATETLEWLLREVDQEDSVLIEVPFDRHIAQALSQVERSQVPDLPDRMIAATALYLGVLLISRDHQIQLSDVETIW, encoded by the coding sequence ATGGGCAAGCTTTCCACGGGAGAACATTTCGTGATTGCTGCTGTAGCAGATACCCATGCCATCATCTGGTACATTTTCGCTGATCGCAGGCTCTCTGAAACTGCCCGAACGACGATTGAACAAATTGCGGCTGAAGGGAATCAGGTGGCTTTTTCATCCATTACCCTGGCTGAAATTGTTTATCTGAGTGAGCGAGGGCGGATTGCGACAGAGACACTTGAGTGGTTGTTACGAGAGGTTGATCAGGAAGATTCAGTACTAATTGAAGTTCCCTTCGATCGCCATATTGCTCAAGCACTATCACAGGTTGAGCGATCGCAGGTTCCAGATTTGCCAGATCGCATGATCGCAGCAACTGCTTTGTATTTGGGAGTTCTCTTGATTAGCCGCGACCATCAAATTCAGTTGTCGGATGTTGAAACGATTTGGTAA
- a CDS encoding class I SAM-dependent methyltransferase: MNMQTINQAKADAFAEQMLDILNSGAIAIMTSIGHRTGLFDTMATLPPATSQQIADAARLNERYVREWLGAMVTGRFVEYNPDNHTYFLPPEHAGFLTRAASPNNIAAFAQYIPLLGAVEDPIIDCFYKGGGVPYSEFKRFHAVMAEDSGQTIVAALTDHVLPLVPGLMESLERGIDVLDVGCGSGRALNKMATAFPNSRFTGYDFSEEGIAIAQTEAQNLGLTNIQFQVKDAATLNEVDRYDLICTFDAIHDQAKPDVVLANIARALRSDGIYLMQDIRASTNVQGNLDHPAGPLLYTISCLHCMTVSLALGGMGLGAMWGEEKTLEMLEAAGFASVEIKQLDHDFQNNYYIVKK; encoded by the coding sequence ATGAATATGCAAACGATTAACCAAGCCAAAGCAGACGCATTCGCTGAACAAATGCTGGATATTCTCAACAGTGGTGCGATCGCCATCATGACTTCAATCGGTCATCGCACCGGATTATTCGATACGATGGCAACCCTGCCGCCTGCGACCAGTCAACAGATTGCAGATGCCGCCCGATTAAACGAACGCTATGTACGTGAATGGCTGGGAGCAATGGTGACAGGTCGGTTTGTCGAATACAACCCAGACAACCATACCTACTTCTTGCCACCGGAACATGCAGGCTTCCTGACCCGTGCAGCCAGTCCAAATAACATCGCTGCCTTTGCCCAATACATTCCCCTGCTGGGAGCGGTTGAAGATCCGATCATTGACTGTTTTTACAAGGGGGGTGGCGTTCCCTATTCAGAGTTCAAGCGGTTCCATGCAGTGATGGCAGAGGATAGTGGTCAGACGATCGTGGCGGCACTCACCGATCACGTCTTACCCCTGGTTCCTGGACTGATGGAGTCGCTTGAGCGGGGCATTGATGTATTGGATGTGGGCTGCGGTAGCGGACGGGCACTCAACAAAATGGCAACAGCGTTTCCCAACAGTCGGTTCACAGGTTACGACTTTTCCGAAGAGGGAATTGCGATCGCCCAAACGGAAGCTCAAAATCTGGGACTCACTAACATTCAATTTCAGGTAAAAGATGCGGCAACTTTAAATGAAGTCGATCGGTATGATTTGATCTGTACCTTTGATGCCATTCACGACCAGGCAAAACCAGATGTGGTACTGGCAAACATTGCGCGTGCCCTACGCTCTGATGGCATCTACTTGATGCAGGACATTCGCGCTTCTACTAATGTGCAGGGTAATCTAGACCATCCCGCAGGTCCGTTGCTTTATACCATTTCCTGTCTGCATTGTATGACCGTATCTCTTGCCCTGGGAGGTATGGGGTTGGGTGCCATGTGGGGCGAAGAGAAAACCCTGGAAATGCTGGAAGCAGCAGGTTTCGCCAGTGTAGAAATTAAACAACTTGACCACGATTTCCAGAACAATTACTACATTGTTAAGAAGTAA